The Tumebacillus sp. BK434 genome has a segment encoding these proteins:
- a CDS encoding ABC transporter ATP-binding protein, which translates to MNNILEVKDLKVSFHTYAGEVQAVRGVTFNLKKGECLAIVGESGCGKSVTSQAIMRLIQTPPGEIKAGSQIVFDGKTDIVKLTDKEMENVRGSEMGMIFQDPMTSLNPTMKVGAQIAEGLIKHQGLSRQAARERAIEMLRLVGIPNPEARVEQYPHQFSGGMRQRVMIAIALACNPKLLIADEPTTALDVTIQAQILDLMRDLQEKTGASIIIITHDLGVVADVAQKVVVMYAGKVVENGTIDEVFYNPQHPYTWGLLRSVPRLDSSKDEDLIPIDGTPPDLIAPPKGCAFAARCPYAMEICMEQDPEMTKIDQNHAAACWLLHPNAPKVERPVEVGGGNHNG; encoded by the coding sequence ATGAACAACATCTTAGAAGTCAAAGACTTGAAGGTATCGTTCCACACCTATGCCGGTGAAGTTCAAGCCGTACGCGGCGTTACCTTCAATCTGAAAAAAGGCGAATGCCTTGCGATCGTTGGCGAGTCCGGTTGCGGTAAATCCGTGACCTCCCAAGCGATCATGCGCCTCATTCAAACCCCGCCGGGTGAGATCAAAGCAGGTTCGCAGATCGTGTTCGACGGCAAGACCGACATCGTAAAGCTGACCGATAAAGAAATGGAAAACGTTCGCGGTTCCGAGATGGGCATGATCTTCCAGGACCCGATGACTTCTCTCAACCCGACCATGAAGGTGGGAGCTCAGATCGCGGAAGGCCTGATCAAGCATCAAGGCCTGTCCCGTCAAGCAGCTCGTGAGCGTGCGATCGAAATGCTGCGCCTCGTAGGCATTCCGAACCCGGAAGCTCGCGTAGAGCAATACCCGCACCAATTCTCCGGCGGTATGCGTCAGCGTGTTATGATCGCAATCGCGCTTGCTTGTAATCCGAAGCTCTTGATCGCCGACGAGCCGACCACCGCGCTCGACGTGACGATCCAGGCGCAGATCCTCGACCTGATGCGCGACCTGCAAGAGAAGACCGGCGCTTCGATCATCATCATCACCCACGACTTGGGCGTTGTTGCTGACGTTGCACAAAAGGTTGTCGTCATGTACGCGGGCAAAGTTGTAGAAAACGGCACGATCGACGAAGTCTTCTACAACCCGCAACATCCGTACACCTGGGGTCTCCTGCGTTCCGTTCCGCGTCTGGACTCCTCCAAAGATGAAGATCTCATCCCGATCGACGGCACCCCGCCGGACCTGATCGCACCGCCGAAAGGCTGCGCATTCGCTGCGCGCTGCCCGTACGCGATGGAGATCTGCATGGAGCAGGATCCGGAAATGACCAAGATCGACCAGAACCACGCAGCTGCTTGCTGGCTTCTCCACCCGAACGCTCCGAAAGTTGAACGTCCAGTAGAAGTAGGGGGAGGTAACCACAATGGCTAA
- a CDS encoding ABC transporter permease, producing MQPVTQDKFKLAQKQSDAERVVRPSVSYWADAWRRLKKNKAAMLGLILLVMLAVLAISGPEIRPYDYQTQDLQVRNQAPTADHWFGTDDFGRDQWVRVWWGVRISLFIGIVAAFLDFVIGVLYGGISAYFGGRIDDIMQRFVEIVYGIPYLILIILLIMVMGPGIFTIILAMASVGWVGMARLVRGQILSLKEQEYVLAARTLGASPWRIILRHLIPNALGIIIVQITFTVPGAIFAEAFLSFIGLGIKVPLASLGSLVNDGVQSMRNFPFRLICPSVVFACIMLSFNLLGDGLRDALDPRLRK from the coding sequence ATGCAACCTGTTACTCAAGATAAGTTTAAACTGGCGCAAAAGCAATCCGATGCAGAGCGCGTCGTTCGCCCTTCCGTTTCCTACTGGGCTGACGCGTGGCGCCGCCTGAAGAAAAACAAAGCAGCAATGCTCGGCTTGATTCTCCTTGTCATGCTGGCGGTACTGGCGATCTCCGGTCCGGAAATCCGCCCGTACGACTACCAGACGCAAGACCTGCAAGTTCGTAACCAAGCTCCGACCGCTGACCACTGGTTCGGTACCGACGACTTCGGCCGTGACCAATGGGTTCGCGTTTGGTGGGGCGTTCGTATCTCGCTGTTTATCGGTATTGTCGCTGCATTCCTTGACTTTGTCATCGGTGTCCTGTATGGCGGTATCTCCGCTTACTTTGGCGGCCGAATCGATGATATCATGCAGCGTTTCGTTGAGATCGTTTACGGTATTCCGTACCTCATCCTGATCATCTTGCTGATCATGGTCATGGGTCCGGGTATCTTCACCATCATCCTAGCGATGGCTTCAGTCGGCTGGGTCGGTATGGCGCGTCTCGTTCGCGGTCAGATCCTGTCCTTGAAAGAGCAAGAGTACGTGCTCGCAGCCCGCACCCTGGGCGCAAGCCCGTGGCGTATCATCCTGCGCCACCTGATCCCGAACGCACTGGGGATCATTATCGTACAAATCACGTTTACCGTTCCGGGCGCGATCTTCGCGGAAGCATTCCTGTCCTTTATCGGTCTGGGTATCAAGGTTCCGCTCGCATCCCTCGGTTCTCTGGTAAACGACGGCGTGCAATCGATGCGTAACTTCCCGTTCCGCCTGATCTGCCCGTCGGTCGTATTCGCTTGCATCATGCTGTCCTTCAACCTGTTGGGCGACGGTCTGCGTGACGCACTCGACCCGAGACTTCGTAAATAA